The following coding sequences are from one Roseburia hominis A2-183 window:
- a CDS encoding CHC2 zinc finger domain-containing protein, translating to MNVFEAVKQSVTTRQAAEYYGIHVGRNGMACCPFHNDKTPSMKLDRRYHCFGCGADGDVIDFAAALYGLGKKEAAVQLAQDFGLSYEDWKPPGKVKKPKTRQKSPEEQFQEAKNRCFRILADYLHLLMAWRTDYAPHSPEEAFHPRFVEALQKQAQVEYLLDVLLFGETEEKADLITDYGKDVIQLEQRMAELAAADAARTKKHYERHAAAPER from the coding sequence TTGAATGTATTCGAAGCTGTGAAGCAGTCCGTCACAACAAGACAGGCTGCGGAGTATTATGGAATCCATGTAGGTCGGAACGGGATGGCTTGCTGCCCGTTCCATAACGATAAAACCCCAAGCATGAAGCTGGATCGGCGTTACCATTGCTTCGGCTGCGGTGCGGATGGGGATGTGATTGATTTTGCCGCCGCCCTGTATGGGCTGGGAAAGAAAGAAGCCGCCGTACAGCTGGCACAGGACTTCGGGCTTTCCTATGAGGACTGGAAACCGCCGGGAAAGGTAAAAAAGCCCAAGACCCGGCAGAAATCCCCGGAGGAACAGTTTCAGGAAGCAAAGAATCGCTGCTTCCGTATTCTTGCCGATTATCTCCATCTGCTGATGGCATGGAGAACGGACTACGCCCCGCACTCCCCGGAGGAAGCCTTTCATCCCCGGTTTGTGGAAGCCTTACAGAAGCAAGCCCAAGTGGAATATCTGCTGGATGTGCTGCTGTTCGGGGAAACAGAGGAAAAAGCGGATTTGATTACGGACTACGGAAAGGATGTGATACAGCTTGAACAGCGAATGGCAGAACTTGCAGCCGCAGACGCAGCAAGAACTAAAAAACACTATGAACGCCATGCAGCCGCCCCAGAGCGTTGA
- a CDS encoding virulence-associated E family protein, producing the protein MNAMQPPQSVEEIKAGLETTEKGGVRQSIRNCLTVFQRDPLLSGAIAYNILTDRKDIIKPIGFHRESTALNDTDMKYLLLYLEETYGLTNEKKIDNAIGIVANENKYHPIRDYLNTLVWDGTERIRFCLRHFLGADADDYTYEALKLFLLGAISRAFQPGCKFEIMLCLVGGQGAGKSTFFRLLAVRDEWFSDDLRKLDDDNVYRKLQGHWIIEMSEMMATANAKSIEEIKSFLSRQKEVYKIPYETHPADRPRQCVFGGTSNALDFLPLDRSGNRRFIPVMVYPEQAEVHILEDEAASRAYIGQMWAEAMEIYKSGRFKLAFSPAMQRYLKEHQRDFMPEDTKAGMIQAYLDKYTGSMVCSKQLYKEALNHAFDEPKQWEIREINEIMNQCISSWRYFPNPRMFSEYGRQKGWERENPATDSGNPSEKTMDGFVEVTEQMELPF; encoded by the coding sequence ATGAACGCCATGCAGCCGCCCCAGAGCGTTGAGGAAATCAAGGCGGGGCTGGAAACCACCGAGAAAGGCGGTGTCCGTCAGAGCATACGGAACTGCCTGACCGTATTCCAACGTGACCCTCTGCTTTCAGGGGCTATCGCATACAACATCCTGACTGACCGCAAGGACATCATAAAGCCCATCGGTTTTCACAGAGAAAGCACCGCCCTGAACGATACGGACATGAAGTATCTGCTTCTTTATCTGGAAGAAACCTACGGGCTTACCAATGAGAAAAAGATTGATAACGCCATCGGGATTGTGGCGAATGAAAACAAGTACCATCCCATCCGGGACTATCTCAATACCCTTGTGTGGGACGGGACAGAGCGAATCCGCTTCTGCCTGCGGCACTTTCTGGGGGCTGACGCAGACGATTACACCTATGAAGCGTTGAAGCTGTTCCTGCTGGGTGCAATCTCACGAGCCTTTCAGCCGGGGTGCAAGTTTGAAATCATGCTCTGTCTGGTAGGCGGTCAGGGGGCTGGAAAGTCCACCTTCTTCCGGCTGCTGGCAGTCCGGGACGAGTGGTTCTCCGATGATTTGCGGAAGCTGGACGATGACAATGTGTACCGCAAGCTGCAAGGTCACTGGATTATTGAAATGTCGGAAATGATGGCAACCGCCAACGCCAAGAGCATTGAGGAAATCAAGTCATTTTTAAGCCGGCAGAAAGAGGTCTACAAGATACCTTATGAAACCCACCCGGCAGACCGCCCCCGTCAGTGCGTGTTTGGCGGCACTTCCAATGCCCTTGACTTCCTGCCCCTTGACCGTTCCGGCAACCGCCGCTTTATCCCGGTCATGGTGTACCCGGAGCAGGCGGAAGTTCACATTTTGGAGGATGAAGCCGCTTCCAGAGCCTATATCGGGCAGATGTGGGCGGAAGCGATGGAGATTTATAAAAGCGGCAGGTTCAAGCTGGCTTTCAGCCCCGCCATGCAGCGGTATCTCAAAGAACACCAGCGGGATTTTATGCCGGAGGACACCAAAGCCGGGATGATACAGGCGTATCTTGATAAATACACCGGGAGCATGGTCTGCTCCAAGCAGCTCTATAAGGAAGCCTTGAACCATGCTTTTGACGAGCCGAAGCAATGGGAAATCCGGGAAATCAACGAGATTATGAACCAGTGCATTTCCAGCTGGCGGTACTTCCCAAACCCAAGAATGTTTTCCGAATATGGCAGACAAAAGGGCTGGGAGCGTGAAAACCCGGCAACGGACTCCGGCAACCCGTCTGAAAAAACGATGGACGGTTTTGTGGAGGTCACAGAACAGATGGAGCTTCCATTCTGA
- a CDS encoding recombinase family protein yields the protein MAMMNEMEYRTIGSALAGGYRAAVYCRLSKDDDLQGESASIANQRDMLEKYCEKQGWEVVAVYQDDGFTGLNMERPDLQRMLRAIERRQINLVITKDLSRLGRNYLQTGHLIEDFFPRNGVRYIAMNDGIDTLRDNNDIAPFKNILNEMYSKDISKKVHSSYLLKAQKGQFTGCLAPFGYRKDPEDKNHLLIDEETAPIVRLIFGYALNGHGPNYIRRRLEEEKIPCPTWWNRERGLRNTRTKWEKKDPENGRYMWDFSVIKDLLMNPVYTGAIASQKKDYRFKIGTIGEKKPEDWIVVEGQHEPLIDRMSFDIVQNKLKSRQRPGQTNEISLFAGLIKCGECGKSLTIRYTNAKYPQQIYSCKTYNAFGKNHCTQHRIDYDTLYSHVLRKIRECARAALMDGEAVADRLTNTCEAEQREQREAMERSLTRDEERIEVLDKMVMRLYEDMIAGRISEQNFNTMLEKTQTEQTELKTKVSEGRKRLSDEVQLANDAKQWVEAIQEYANITELDAATLNRLIKEIVVHERIDEDKTRHISIEIHFNLKPIPEVEQVTA from the coding sequence ATGGCTATGATGAACGAAATGGAATACAGAACAATCGGTTCGGCACTTGCCGGGGGTTATCGTGCGGCGGTCTATTGCAGGCTGTCAAAGGACGATGACCTGCAAGGCGAAAGTGCCAGTATCGCAAACCAGCGTGATATGCTGGAAAAATACTGCGAAAAGCAGGGATGGGAGGTTGTGGCAGTCTATCAGGACGATGGCTTCACAGGTCTTAACATGGAGCGTCCTGACCTACAGAGAATGTTGAGAGCCATTGAGCGCAGGCAGATCAACCTTGTTATCACGAAAGACCTCAGCCGACTGGGGCGTAATTATCTGCAAACCGGGCATTTGATTGAGGACTTTTTCCCAAGAAACGGTGTCCGCTATATCGCCATGAATGACGGCATCGACACCCTGCGGGATAACAACGACATTGCCCCGTTCAAGAATATCCTGAATGAAATGTACAGCAAGGATATTTCCAAGAAAGTCCATTCCTCCTATCTTCTGAAAGCGCAGAAAGGACAGTTTACCGGGTGTCTTGCCCCCTTTGGGTATCGGAAAGACCCGGAGGACAAAAACCATCTGCTCATTGACGAGGAAACCGCCCCGATTGTGCGGCTGATTTTCGGATATGCCCTGAACGGTCATGGTCCCAACTATATCCGCAGACGGCTGGAGGAAGAAAAAATCCCCTGCCCTACATGGTGGAACCGGGAACGGGGGCTTCGCAATACCCGCACCAAATGGGAAAAGAAAGACCCGGAAAACGGGCGGTATATGTGGGACTTCTCCGTTATCAAAGACCTTTTGATGAATCCCGTCTACACCGGGGCGATTGCTTCCCAGAAAAAGGACTACCGCTTCAAAATCGGCACGATTGGGGAAAAGAAGCCGGAGGACTGGATTGTGGTGGAGGGACAGCATGAACCGCTGATTGACCGCATGAGCTTTGACATTGTGCAGAACAAGCTGAAATCCCGCCAGCGTCCGGGGCAGACCAATGAAATCAGCCTGTTTGCCGGACTGATAAAATGCGGCGAGTGTGGGAAGTCGCTGACGATACGCTACACAAACGCAAAATATCCCCAGCAGATTTACTCCTGCAAGACCTACAATGCCTTTGGAAAGAACCACTGCACCCAGCACCGGATTGATTATGACACCCTTTACAGCCATGTACTGCGGAAAATCCGGGAATGTGCCAGAGCTGCCCTGATGGACGGGGAAGCGGTTGCCGACCGCCTGACCAATACCTGTGAAGCCGAGCAGCGTGAACAGCGGGAAGCAATGGAACGCTCCCTTACAAGGGACGAGGAACGGATTGAGGTTCTGGACAAAATGGTCATGCGGCTTTATGAGGATATGATTGCAGGGCGTATCAGTGAGCAGAATTTCAACACCATGCTGGAAAAGACACAGACCGAGCAGACGGAGCTTAAAACAAAAGTGTCTGAGGGCAGAAAGCGGCTGTCCGATGAAGTCCAGCTTGCCAATGACGCAAAACAATGGGTGGAAGCCATTCAGGAATACGCCAACATCACAGAGTTGGACGCAGCCACCCTCAACCGCTTAATCAAAGAAATCGTCGTGCATGAGCGCATTGACGAAGATAAAACAAGACACATTTCTATCGAAATTCATTTTAATCTCAAACCCATCCCGGAGGTGGAACAGGTCACTGCCTGA
- a CDS encoding VirB6/TrbL-like conjugal transfer protein, CD1112 family, which yields MDFLLEALTNWLKEMLVGGIMSNLSGMFDSVNQQVADISVQVGQTPQGWNGSIFNMIENLSNSIMVPIAGVILAIVMTVDLIQMIADKNNLHDVDTWMIFKWVFKSAAAILIVTNTWNIVMGVFDMAQSVVAQAAGIINSDASIDISSVMTDLEPRLMEMDLGPLFGLWFQSLFIGITMWALYICIFIVIYGRMIEIYLVTSVAPVPMAAMMGKEWGGMGQNYLRSLLALGFQAFLIIVCVAIYAVLVQNIAMEDDIIMAIWSCVGYTVLLCFTLFKTGSLAKSVFQAH from the coding sequence ATGGATTTCTTACTTGAAGCCCTGACAAATTGGCTGAAAGAAATGCTGGTGGGCGGTATTATGAGCAACCTTTCGGGGATGTTTGACAGCGTAAACCAACAGGTCGCGGATATATCCGTACAGGTAGGACAGACCCCACAGGGATGGAATGGCAGTATTTTCAATATGATTGAGAATCTGTCAAACTCCATCATGGTGCCGATTGCAGGTGTGATCCTGGCTATCGTTATGACCGTAGACCTGATCCAGATGATTGCAGACAAGAACAACCTGCATGATGTGGATACCTGGATGATTTTCAAGTGGGTGTTCAAATCAGCTGCCGCCATCCTCATTGTCACAAACACATGGAATATCGTGATGGGCGTCTTTGATATGGCGCAGAGCGTGGTGGCGCAGGCGGCAGGGATTATCAATTCGGATGCGTCCATTGACATTTCCTCAGTTATGACCGATTTGGAACCGAGGCTGATGGAAATGGATTTGGGACCGCTGTTCGGACTGTGGTTCCAATCCCTCTTTATTGGCATTACCATGTGGGCGTTGTATATCTGTATCTTTATCGTTATTTATGGCCGTATGATCGAGATCTACCTTGTAACTTCGGTGGCTCCCGTTCCAATGGCTGCAATGATGGGCAAAGAATGGGGCGGTATGGGACAGAATTACCTCCGATCCCTGCTGGCACTGGGCTTTCAGGCGTTTCTCATTATCGTCTGCGTGGCAATTTATGCTGTGCTGGTGCAGAACATCGCTATGGAAGATGACATCATCATGGCAATCTGGAGCTGCGTGGGCTACACTGTACTGCTATGTTTTACGCTGTTCAAAACCGGCAGTCTCGCCAAATCAGTCTTTCAGGCGCACTAA
- a CDS encoding PrgI family protein, whose protein sequence is MAYVPVPKDLTKVKTKVMFNLTKRQLICFTGGALIGVPLFFLLRKPTGNSVAAMCMMLVMLPFFMLAMYEKHGQPLEKIVGNILKVAVIRPKQRPYQTNNFYAVLKRQEMLDKEVYDIVHRNKKMAASDVRKNRGKNCAAGKDKEKTVPRR, encoded by the coding sequence TTGGCTTATGTACCCGTACCCAAGGACTTAACAAAAGTCAAAACAAAGGTCATGTTCAATCTGACCAAGCGGCAGCTTATCTGCTTCACGGGCGGAGCGCTTATTGGCGTACCGCTTTTCTTTTTGCTCAGAAAACCTACCGGAAACAGTGTAGCGGCTATGTGTATGATGCTGGTTATGCTGCCCTTCTTTATGCTGGCTATGTACGAAAAGCATGGACAGCCCCTGGAAAAGATCGTGGGCAACATTCTCAAAGTAGCTGTGATCCGTCCAAAGCAGCGACCTTACCAGACCAACAACTTTTATGCCGTATTAAAGCGGCAGGAAATGCTCGATAAGGAGGTGTATGACATTGTTCACCGCAATAAAAAAATGGCTGCATCGGATGTTCGGAAAAACCGAGGAAAAAACTGTGCAGCCGGTAAAGACAAAGAAAAAACTGTCCCGCGCCGATAA
- a CDS encoding VirB4-like conjugal transfer ATPase, CD1110 family, with product MQPVKTKKKLSRADKKQIEAAIARANRTDKKGKSAQDSIPYERMWPDGICRISDSHYTKTIQFQDINYQLSQNEDKTAIFEGWCDFLNYFDSSIHFQLSFLNLAASEETFANSISIPPQRDAFDSIREEYTTMLQNQLARGNNGLIKTKYLTFGIDADSIKAAKPRLERIETDILNNFKRLGVAARTLDGKERLFQLHAVFHMDEQLPFQFEWDWLAPSGLSTKDFIAPSSFEFRTGKQFRMGKKYGAVSFLQILAPELNDRLLADFLDMESSLIVSMHIQSVDQVKAIKTVKRKITDLDRSKIEEQKKAVRAGYDMDIIPSDLATYGSEAKKLLQDLQSRNERMFLLTFLVLNTADNPRQLGNNIFQAGSIAQKYNCQLTRLDFQQEEGLMSCLPLGLNQIEIQRGLTTSSTAIFVPFTTQELFQNGKEALYYGINALSNNLIMVDRKLLKNPNGLILGTPGSGKSFSAKREIANCFLLTSDDVIICDPEAEYAPLVERLHGQVIKISPTSTNYINPMDLNLDYSDDESPLSLKSDFILSLCELIVGGKEGLQPVQKTIIDRCVRLVYNEYLNDPKPENMPILEDLYNLLREQEEKEAQYIATALEIYVTGSLNVFNHQSNVDIDNRIVCYDIKELGKQLKKIGMLVVQDQVWNRVTINRAAHKSTRYYIDEMHLLLKEEQTAAYTVEIWKRFRKWGGIPTGITQNVKDLLSSREVENIFENSDFVYMLNQAGGDRQILAKQLGISTHQLSYVTHSGEGEGLLFYGSTILPFVDHFPKNTELYRIMTTKPQELKKKEDE from the coding sequence GTGCAGCCGGTAAAGACAAAGAAAAAACTGTCCCGCGCCGATAAGAAGCAGATCGAAGCGGCCATTGCCCGCGCTAACCGCACGGACAAAAAAGGAAAATCTGCGCAGGACAGTATCCCTTATGAACGGATGTGGCCGGACGGAATCTGCCGCATATCGGACAGCCACTACACAAAGACCATCCAGTTTCAGGACATCAACTATCAGCTCTCCCAAAACGAAGATAAGACGGCAATCTTTGAGGGGTGGTGTGATTTCCTCAATTATTTTGACAGCTCGATTCATTTCCAGCTGTCTTTTTTGAACCTTGCGGCATCGGAGGAGACCTTTGCTAACTCCATTTCCATCCCGCCCCAGAGGGACGCCTTTGACAGTATCCGCGAGGAATACACCACAATGCTGCAAAATCAGCTGGCCAGAGGTAACAACGGTCTCATCAAGACCAAATACCTGACCTTTGGTATCGACGCGGACAGCATCAAAGCCGCCAAGCCCCGTCTGGAGCGTATTGAGACCGATATACTTAATAACTTCAAGCGTCTTGGTGTAGCTGCCAGAACGCTGGACGGTAAAGAAAGGCTTTTTCAGCTTCATGCGGTATTCCACATGGATGAACAACTCCCGTTTCAGTTTGAATGGGACTGGCTGGCTCCTTCTGGTCTGTCCACAAAGGATTTTATTGCACCAAGCTCCTTTGAGTTCCGCACCGGCAAGCAGTTCCGTATGGGTAAGAAATACGGAGCTGTTTCTTTTTTGCAGATTCTCGCACCGGAGCTGAATGACCGTTTGCTGGCTGATTTTCTGGATATGGAAAGTTCGCTCATTGTGAGTATGCACATTCAGTCGGTGGATCAGGTGAAAGCCATCAAAACGGTAAAGCGAAAGATTACCGACCTGGACCGCAGCAAGATCGAGGAACAGAAAAAAGCAGTCCGTGCCGGATACGACATGGACATCATTCCATCTGACCTTGCTACCTACGGCAGTGAAGCGAAAAAACTCTTGCAGGATTTGCAGAGCCGCAACGAGAGAATGTTCCTTTTGACCTTTCTGGTGCTGAACACAGCGGACAATCCCCGTCAGCTTGGCAACAACATCTTTCAGGCAGGCTCTATTGCCCAGAAGTATAACTGTCAGCTGACCAGGCTGGACTTCCAGCAGGAAGAAGGGCTGATGAGCTGTCTGCCTCTGGGTCTCAATCAGATTGAGATTCAGCGAGGACTGACCACCAGTTCCACAGCTATCTTTGTGCCCTTTACTACGCAGGAACTGTTCCAGAACGGGAAAGAAGCTCTGTACTACGGTATCAATGCTCTGTCCAACAACCTCATCATGGTGGACAGAAAGCTGCTGAAAAACCCCAACGGCCTGATTCTGGGTACGCCGGGTTCCGGTAAGTCCTTCAGCGCAAAACGAGAAATTGCCAACTGCTTTTTGCTTACCAGTGATGATGTTATTATCTGTGACCCGGAAGCGGAGTACGCACCTCTGGTGGAGCGTCTGCATGGGCAGGTCATCAAGATCTCACCTACTTCAACCAACTATATCAATCCGATGGATCTGAATCTGGACTATTCGGATGATGAAAGCCCGCTGTCACTCAAGTCTGACTTTATCCTCAGCTTGTGTGAGCTGATCGTGGGCGGTAAGGAGGGCTTGCAGCCGGTGCAGAAAACCATTATTGATCGTTGTGTACGGTTGGTTTACAACGAATATCTCAATGACCCGAAGCCGGAGAATATGCCGATTTTGGAGGACCTTTATAACCTGTTGCGGGAGCAGGAAGAAAAAGAAGCTCAGTACATTGCAACGGCATTGGAAATCTATGTAACGGGTTCTTTGAATGTGTTCAATCATCAGAGCAATGTGGACATTGATAACCGGATTGTCTGCTACGACATCAAGGAACTGGGCAAGCAGCTTAAAAAAATCGGTATGCTGGTGGTACAGGATCAGGTGTGGAACCGCGTTACCATCAACCGTGCCGCCCACAAGTCCACCCGTTACTACATCGACGAGATGCACCTGCTTTTGAAGGAGGAGCAGACCGCCGCCTATACGGTGGAAATCTGGAAGCGATTCAGAAAATGGGGCGGTATTCCGACAGGTATCACCCAGAATGTCAAAGACCTTTTGAGCAGCCGCGAGGTAGAGAACATCTTTGAAAACTCGGACTTCGTGTATATGCTTAACCAGGCAGGCGGAGACCGTCAGATTTTGGCGAAGCAACTGGGGATTTCCACGCACCAGCTTAGCTATGTGACCCACTCCGGTGAGGGCGAGGGCCTGCTGTTCTATGGCTCCACGATCCTGCCGTTTGTGGATCACTTCCCGAAGAACACCGAACTTTACCGCATTATGACTACCAAACCCCAGGAACTGAAAAAGAAGGAGGATGAATGA
- a CDS encoding DUF3851 domain-containing protein, which yields MMNPNILNKNPLMFFDRAVNAQRSQLLTVMADAVSECRTAADQAAELNETGQVGLLRLAEVWSTIRAKEGMGGLVLEGTEAKILSDVVAQFYAYLSGCMFNDPVGMAIYAELHYMMSSLMLGEWFE from the coding sequence ATGATGAACCCCAACATTTTGAATAAGAATCCGCTGATGTTTTTTGACAGGGCGGTAAATGCCCAGCGCAGCCAGCTGCTTACAGTCATGGCCGATGCGGTAAGTGAGTGCCGCACGGCGGCAGATCAGGCAGCCGAACTGAATGAGACCGGTCAGGTGGGGCTACTCCGTCTGGCAGAGGTCTGGAGCACCATCCGTGCCAAGGAAGGTATGGGCGGTCTGGTTCTGGAAGGAACCGAAGCGAAGATCCTGTCCGATGTGGTGGCACAGTTTTATGCCTACCTGTCCGGCTGTATGTTCAACGATCCGGTGGGAATGGCCATTTATGCAGAGCTGCACTACATGATGTCCTCCCTCATGCTGGGAGAATGGTTTGAATAA
- a CDS encoding C40 family peptidase, giving the protein MNKEPRLRFTDEERSDPALEKPIRKAEKAAARADKAQANIPKKKVRQTVIDPDTGKKTSKLTFEDKKKPPSKVSQGVREAPVHLVAGKLHKEIRETEQDNVGVESAHKSEEAVETGAYLVREGYRSHKLKPYRKAAQAERQLEKANVNVLYQKSLQENPQFASNPLSRWQQKQAIKRQYAAAKHAGQTAGNTAQAASKTGKAARTVKEKAQQAGAFVVRHKKGFLMAGVLFLITCMLMNTMSSCSMMAQSIGSVLSGTTYPSDDPEMLAVEADYAAKEVQLQEEIDNIESSHPGYDEYRYDLGMIGHDPHELAAFLSAVLQGYTRQSAQAELARVFAAQYQLTLTEEVEIRYRTETSTDPETGETTSEEVPYEYYILNVKLTSKPISAVASELLTPEQMEMYQVYRQTMGNKPLLFGGGSPDMSNSEDLTGVQFVNGTRPGNPQLVELAKRQVGNVGGYPYWSWYGFDSRVEWCACFVSWCYNQAGKSEPRFAGCEWQGVPWFQSHGQWGARGYNNLAPGDAIFFDWDLDGTADHVGIVIGTDGSRVYTVEGNSGDACKIKSYDLNYQSIKGYGLMNW; this is encoded by the coding sequence TTGAATAAGGAGCCGCGCCTGCGCTTTACTGATGAGGAACGGTCTGATCCTGCACTGGAAAAGCCGATCCGTAAAGCGGAGAAAGCTGCGGCCAGAGCAGATAAGGCGCAGGCCAATATCCCAAAGAAAAAGGTCAGGCAGACGGTCATTGACCCGGATACCGGAAAAAAGACCTCGAAGCTGACCTTTGAGGACAAGAAAAAGCCACCTTCCAAAGTTTCTCAAGGAGTCAGGGAAGCTCCCGTCCATCTGGTCGCAGGCAAGCTCCACAAAGAGATCCGGGAAACAGAGCAGGACAATGTGGGCGTGGAAAGCGCCCACAAGTCCGAGGAAGCGGTGGAGACCGGCGCTTATCTGGTGCGGGAGGGCTATCGCAGCCACAAGCTGAAGCCGTACCGCAAAGCAGCCCAAGCAGAGCGCCAACTGGAAAAGGCAAATGTAAATGTTCTGTACCAGAAATCTTTGCAGGAAAATCCCCAGTTTGCCAGCAATCCGCTTTCCCGCTGGCAGCAAAAGCAGGCCATCAAAAGGCAGTATGCCGCCGCCAAACACGCCGGTCAGACTGCCGGAAATACCGCCCAGGCTGCGTCCAAAACCGGAAAAGCCGCAAGGACGGTGAAAGAAAAGGCACAGCAGGCAGGGGCGTTCGTCGTGCGCCACAAGAAGGGTTTCCTGATGGCAGGGGTTTTGTTCCTCATTACCTGTATGCTGATGAATACCATGTCCTCCTGCTCCATGATGGCGCAGAGCATCGGTTCCGTTCTCTCCGGCACCACTTATCCGTCGGATGACCCGGAAATGCTGGCAGTGGAGGCAGATTATGCAGCCAAAGAAGTCCAGTTGCAGGAGGAAATCGACAACATTGAAAGCAGCCACCCAGGGTATGACGAGTATCGCTATGACCTTGGTATGATCGGCCATGACCCTCATGAGCTGGCAGCATTTCTGTCTGCCGTCTTGCAAGGTTACACCCGGCAGAGCGCTCAGGCAGAGCTGGCGCGTGTGTTTGCAGCACAGTATCAGCTGACGCTTACTGAGGAAGTGGAGATTCGCTACCGCACGGAGACCTCCACCGACCCGGAGACCGGCGAGACCACCTCAGAAGAAGTCCCCTATGAGTATTACATTTTGAATGTGAAACTCACCAGCAAGCCCATTTCCGCTGTGGCGTCGGAGTTACTGACCCCGGAGCAGATGGAAATGTATCAGGTTTACCGGCAGACCATGGGCAATAAGCCGCTGTTGTTTGGCGGTGGTTCCCCTGACATGAGCAATTCCGAGGACTTGACCGGTGTACAGTTTGTAAATGGAACCCGTCCCGGAAATCCGCAGTTGGTGGAGCTGGCCAAGCGTCAGGTCGGCAATGTGGGCGGCTATCCTTATTGGAGCTGGTATGGCTTTGACAGCCGCGTGGAGTGGTGCGCCTGCTTTGTATCCTGGTGTTATAACCAGGCTGGAAAAAGTGAGCCGCGCTTTGCAGGCTGTGAGTGGCAGGGCGTTCCGTGGTTCCAGTCTCATGGACAATGGGGTGCAAGAGGCTATAACAATCTGGCTCCCGGAGATGCAATTTTCTTTGATTGGGATTTAGATGGGACAGCAGACCATGTGGGTATCGTGATCGGTACGGATGGCAGCCGTGTTTATACGGTGGAGGGAAATTCCGGCGATGCCTGCAAGATCAAAAGTTATGACCTGAATTATCAAAGTATTAAGGGCTACGGCCTGATGAACTGGTAA
- a CDS encoding DUF4315 family protein: MAKNKIERIDQEIEKTREKIAEYQEKLKTLEAQKTEAENLEIVQMVRALRMTPAQLNAMLSGGMNHGRDTALSESNNQEVTAYEE; encoded by the coding sequence ATGGCAAAAAATAAAATTGAACGTATCGACCAGGAAATTGAGAAAACCCGTGAGAAGATTGCGGAATATCAGGAAAAGCTCAAGACCCTGGAAGCACAGAAAACGGAGGCAGAGAATCTGGAAATCGTTCAGATGGTTCGTGCGTTACGCATGACTCCAGCACAGCTGAACGCTATGCTTTCCGGTGGAATGAACCACGGCAGAGATACAGCACTGTCGGAATCAAATAATCAGGAGGTTACCGCTTATGAAGAATAA
- a CDS encoding DUF4366 domain-containing protein yields MKNKRICKTLSALCLTMVVAFGFTIPAFAQGSEQAPAAPAEDSTNDSNVIVEETEPAPALTPEGNAALVDDFGGNKQLITVTTKAGNYFYILIDRANEDKETAVHFLNQVDDADLAALMEDGKPKEEMPAVCSCSTKCEAGAVNTACPVCATDKSKCTGKAPEPPAETSEPEKEKPAGLNPAAIVLLLALLGGGGVFAYLKLVKNKPKTKGNDSLDDYDYGEEDSEEWETEDEESEEPDADGGSTEEDDEDSVK; encoded by the coding sequence ATGAAGAATAAAAGAATTTGCAAAACACTTTCCGCCCTTTGCCTGACAATGGTTGTGGCATTTGGCTTTACGATCCCTGCTTTCGCACAGGGGTCAGAACAGGCTCCGGCGGCACCGGCAGAGGATTCTACCAATGACAGCAATGTGATTGTGGAAGAAACAGAACCGGCACCGGCACTTACACCGGAGGGGAATGCGGCATTGGTGGATGATTTTGGAGGCAATAAGCAGCTTATTACTGTTACGACCAAAGCTGGAAATTACTTTTACATCCTGATTGATAGGGCGAATGAGGACAAGGAGACTGCTGTTCACTTTCTGAATCAGGTGGACGATGCAGACCTTGCGGCGCTGATGGAAGATGGAAAACCCAAAGAGGAGATGCCTGCGGTATGCAGCTGTTCAACAAAATGTGAAGCAGGGGCAGTCAATACGGCCTGCCCGGTCTGCGCAACTGATAAGAGTAAATGTACGGGCAAAGCACCGGAACCTCCGGCAGAAACGTCGGAGCCGGAAAAAGAGAAGCCTGCCGGATTGAACCCGGCTGCGATAGTCCTTTTGCTGGCTCTGCTTGGTGGCGGTGGCGTATTTGCCTACTTGAAGCTCGTTAAGAATAAGCCTAAGACCAAGGGCAATGACAGTCTGGACGATTATGATTATGGAGAGGAAGATTCCGAGGAATGGGAAACCGAGGATGAGGAGTCGGAAGAACCGGATGCTGACGGGGGCAGCACAGAAGAAGATGATGAGGACAGTGTGAAATGA